A DNA window from Bacteroides cellulosilyticus contains the following coding sequences:
- the cobT gene encoding nicotinate-nucleotide--dimethylbenzimidazole phosphoribosyltransferase, with protein sequence MKTFKIIRPDENIRPALIEKINNLTKPKGSLGTLEELALQIGWIQQTLSPTLQHPQNIIFAADHGIVDEGVSLSPKEVTWQQISNFLHGGAGVNFLCRQHGFTLKIVDAGVDYDLPYDTGVINMKVRKSTRNYLHEAAMTEEEMELCLERGAEVVRNCHKEGSNVLSFGEMGIGNTSSSSLWMTCFTNIPLEQCVGAGSGLDNVGIRHKYEVLKQSLDNYKGDHSPHDIIRYFGGLEMVMAVGAMLQAAELGIVIMVDGFIMTNCILAASKLYPEVLHYAIFGHCGDETGHKLLLDNMEARPLLNLGLRLGEGTGAICAYPIVQSAIRMINEMDNFAHASITKYF encoded by the coding sequence ATGAAAACATTTAAGATAATACGTCCGGACGAGAATATCCGTCCAGCATTGATTGAAAAAATTAATAATCTGACTAAACCCAAAGGTTCATTGGGTACTCTTGAAGAACTGGCTTTGCAAATAGGCTGGATACAACAAACTCTGTCTCCTACCCTGCAACATCCACAGAATATAATCTTTGCCGCTGATCATGGCATTGTAGACGAAGGTGTCAGCCTTTCGCCCAAAGAAGTTACCTGGCAACAGATTAGTAACTTCTTACATGGAGGTGCCGGAGTGAATTTTCTTTGCCGACAGCATGGGTTTACCTTGAAAATAGTAGATGCCGGTGTAGATTATGATTTACCTTATGATACAGGTGTCATCAACATGAAAGTGCGGAAAAGTACTCGAAATTATCTGCATGAAGCTGCTATGACAGAAGAGGAAATGGAACTATGCTTGGAGCGCGGTGCAGAAGTTGTACGCAATTGCCATAAAGAAGGTAGCAATGTACTCAGTTTCGGGGAAATGGGTATTGGAAATACATCTTCCTCATCCCTGTGGATGACTTGCTTTACAAATATTCCTCTGGAACAATGTGTAGGCGCGGGAAGCGGACTGGATAATGTTGGTATCCGTCATAAATATGAAGTATTAAAACAGTCATTAGATAACTACAAAGGAGATCATTCTCCCCATGATATCATCCGCTATTTTGGAGGTCTGGAAATGGTGATGGCAGTAGGTGCTATGCTTCAGGCAGCCGAACTTGGAATAGTTATTATGGTAGATGGATTCATTATGACAAACTGTATTCTGGCTGCCAGCAAATTATATCCGGAAGTACTGCATTATGCTATTTTCGGACATTGTGGAGATGAAACAGGTCATAAACTGTTACTCGACAATATGGAAGCCAGACCGCTTTTAAATTTAGGCCTGCGTTTGGGTGAAGGAACAGGTGCCATCTGTGCATATCCCATTGTGCAGTCCGCTATACGTATGATTAATGAAATGGATAACTTCGCACATGCTTCTATAACAAAGTATTTCTAA
- the cobS gene encoding adenosylcobinamide-GDP ribazoletransferase, with protein sequence MKVLAAFIFFTRLPFWRIKEVPAKYFKRIVPYWPLAGWLTGGIMVGILWIAAQILPISIAWVLAILSRLLITGCLHEDGLADFFDGFGGGTTKERTLAIMKDSQIGSYGVIGLIVYFLLLFLLLENLPLKLICVLVICGDCWSKFCASQIINYLPYARKEEESKAKVVYDRMTWKELLTGFICGFLPIILFLPIDFWPAMICPILTFSLLYRLMKRRLQGYTGDCCGATFLLCELSFYLGAVILLYAYIKYGNPDFINVYLK encoded by the coding sequence ATGAAAGTCCTCGCAGCATTCATCTTCTTCACCCGGCTTCCATTTTGGAGAATCAAAGAAGTTCCGGCTAAATACTTTAAACGTATCGTTCCATACTGGCCATTAGCAGGATGGCTGACGGGTGGTATTATGGTCGGCATACTGTGGATAGCAGCTCAGATACTTCCCATTTCCATCGCATGGGTACTTGCCATCCTCTCCCGATTGCTTATCACAGGCTGTCTGCACGAAGACGGACTGGCTGATTTTTTTGATGGCTTTGGTGGAGGAACCACCAAAGAACGGACACTTGCCATTATGAAAGATTCCCAGATAGGAAGTTATGGCGTTATAGGATTAATAGTCTATTTCTTGCTATTATTCTTACTTTTGGAAAATCTACCTTTGAAACTGATTTGTGTTCTCGTAATTTGTGGCGACTGCTGGTCTAAATTCTGTGCTTCACAAATCATCAATTATTTACCTTATGCACGAAAAGAAGAAGAAAGCAAGGCGAAAGTTGTGTATGACCGTATGACCTGGAAAGAGTTATTGACAGGATTCATCTGTGGATTTTTACCTATTATATTATTTTTGCCGATAGATTTCTGGCCGGCCATGATCTGCCCGATTCTGACATTCAGTCTATTGTATCGGTTGATGAAACGTCGTCTCCAAGGTTATACAGGAGATTGCTGCGGAGCTACATTCCTGCTTTGTGAGCTTTCATTCTATTTGGGTGCAGTAATCTTGCTGTATGCATATATCAAATACGGTAACCCGGATTTTATTAATGTTTATTTAAAATAA
- the cobC gene encoding alpha-ribazole phosphatase, which yields MEIIFIRHTSVDVPPGVCYGQTDVPLRNSFEQEAAVTSGNLKSYRPKGRDFDYVYTSPLSRCVRLATYCGYPDAERDNRIMEMNFGDWEMKNFDEISDPRLKEWYADYINVPATNGESFAIQYQRVASFLDELREKNYEKVAIFAHGGVLICAQLYAGAIKLEEAFSALTPYGGIIQLKLD from the coding sequence ATGGAAATTATTTTTATCAGACATACCTCAGTAGATGTCCCTCCCGGAGTGTGCTACGGACAAACAGATGTTCCTTTGCGAAACAGTTTCGAACAAGAAGCTGCCGTCACATCCGGAAATCTAAAATCTTACCGTCCGAAAGGGAGAGATTTCGATTATGTATATACCAGTCCGCTATCCCGTTGTGTACGTCTTGCTACCTACTGCGGATATCCTGATGCCGAACGTGACAACCGAATTATGGAAATGAACTTCGGGGATTGGGAAATGAAGAATTTTGATGAAATAAGTGATCCTAGACTGAAAGAATGGTATGCCGACTACATAAACGTACCTGCTACAAACGGTGAATCATTCGCCATACAGTATCAACGTGTCGCCAGTTTTCTGGATGAACTGAGAGAAAAGAATTATGAGAAAGTAGCCATATTTGCACATGGAGGCGTATTGATTTGCGCCCAACTTTATGCAGGAGCTATAAAACTGGAAGAGGCATTCAGTGCTTTGACTCCCTATGGAGGAATCATTCAGTTGAAACTTGATTAG